The region TCGCTGACATGGCTGGGCACGCCGCGCGCGATCTCCTCGAGCACCGCGACCGCCGAACATATCTGACCCGGAGTGCAGTAGCCGCACTGGTATCCGTCGTGCTCGACGAACGCGGCCTGCATCGGGTGCAGGTCGTCGGGGGAGCCCAGTCCCTCGATCGTGGTGATCTCGTCATCCTCGTGCATCACCGCGAGGGTCAGGCAGGAATTGATACGCTCACCATTCACCATGACCGTGCAGGCACCGCACTGACCGTGGTCGCAGCCCTTCTTTGTTCCGGTTAGCTGTAGATGCTCGCGCAGGGCATCGAGCAGCGTGGTGCGCGTATCGAGGTCGAGATCGTGCGCCTTGCCGTTTACTTTCATCGAAATCCTCTTGGTCGGCACGGCCGGGGCCCGGCGAGGCGTGCTCTCGGCAGCCAACGCATGACCATAGGAAATCGATCCTACCGCGATTCCCGCCGCACTGCTTGCCAATACGCCGCGGCGCGAGACTGGCAGGAATGTTTCATCGCTCATCGCGAGTATCTCCTGGAGTTCTGACTGTCGGCGCGAGCACTCGCTGCCCGCACCTGTTAGATCTTTGCAGACACGGCGTGCCAACAATGGGGTCGCATCTCTGCCAGCCAATCCACGCCCTAGCGCAGCCGCGTAAGGCTGGCGCGCTTCATGGTGGAGAACGTCACGGCCCCGTCACTTCAATCGTTAGCACCGCGTGAACGTTCCCGACAAACGCAATTTGCTCCACCGCCCTGATCCAGAGCCCCGACGAGCTTTCAACGTCGACGCTCGAGCAATGCACAATAACAATGCACGAGCGCGAAAAGTGTGCCCAACAGAATCGCCACCGCCGCTCTGAAAATAGCCACCCCCGACACGACGGAAAGTCACCGAAGGGGCACCCGACTTGGGCTCCACTTTGTGGCACCAAGCGGAGCGCCAATATTTTTACGTTTTGAAACAATGTCCTAGATGGCGATTCAAGAGCCGGCGAGACAAAGGCCTTTGCGGCCAAATTCCCTATTGCATCGCGTGAAAATTGGGATACACCTAAAAATGTAACCGTTATCATCCGAACATGAAGGTTTGTTGACGTGTCGGCTTGTGAGATATCATGCCCTGCCGGGCGATACGTCGAAATCTGGAATGTAAAGCATTTCAAAATGTCAGACAATTCAAACGAGGCGTCGGACAATTCAACCAAGAAGCGCGCCTAGACTGCTTCGCTCCACGAGGGGGGTACAATGACCAAGTCCCATATTTCGACGATGGCCCTGACCACTGCGCTCGCATTCGCCGCAAGCGCCAACACGGCACAGGCCCAGGAACCCGCTGCGACGAACCAGATCAACGAGATCGTGGTCACCGCCGAGAAGCGCGAGAGCACTGCGCAGAAGACCCCGATCGCAATGACCGTCGCCACCGGTGACGAACTGATCAAGAACGGCGTCAGCGACGTCAACGGCCTGACGGCGATCGCCCCGACCCTCGGCATTGCCCAGAACAACCAGAACACGATCATCACGATCCGCGGCGTCTCCAGCCGCGACTACACCGAGACCGGCAACCCCGCCGTCGCGGTGAGCATCGACAACTTCTACCTGCAGAACGGCACCGCGCTCAATGTCGGCTTCTTCGACCTCGAGCGCATCGAAGTCCTGCGCGGTCCGCAGGGCACGCTCTATGGCCGCAACTCGACCGCCGGTGCGATCAACATCTCGACCGCCAAGCCGACCGACCAGCTCGAAGGCTCGATGGCGCTCGAATACGGTTACAAGAACCTGATGATCGCCGAGGGCATGCTCAACGTGCCGCTGGGCGGCGGTTTCGCCATGCGTGGCGCCTTCTCGGTTCACCAGCGCGATCCCTACCGCGACAACGGCTCGCTCGCGAGCACCGGCGGCGCGGTTACCAAGGGCGGCAACGATGACGTCAGCCAGGCGATGCGCCTGCACCTCGCCTACGACGACGGCGGCGCGCTGACCGGCCTCATCACCGGCGAGTACACGCATGTCGGCGGTGTCGGCGCGGTCATCAAGGGCATCCCCTATGAGGACGTGAAGGCCGACGGCACGCTCGACATCGGCGATGATCGCCAGTGGGAGCTCGACCACCAGGGCTTCATCGACCTCGACATCAAGAACGTGCGCGCCAACCTCAACTACGACTTCGGTCCGGTCACGCTGTCGTACTATGGCGGCTACCGCAACCAGAGACTGCGCCGCGACAACGACCAGGACGGCGGCACCGCCTTCCAGTACGGCTTCCCCACCGATCAGGTGGTCGAGACTCAGAACCACGAACTGCGCGTCAGCACCAACGGCACCGGTCCGTTCGGCATGCAGGCAGGGCTTTACTACTTCTGGGACAAGGGTGACTCGCTCACCAACTTCCAGGTTCACGGCCTCGGCGGCACGGTTCCCTTCAACTTCTACGAGTTCGACTACCTCACCACGGCGAAGTCCTATGCCGCGTTCGCCCAGGCTTACTACGAGATCACGCCCGACCTGAAGATCGAGGCGGGTGCGCGCTACACCGAGGAAAAGAAGCACCAGGTCGGTTACAGCGACATCGCCGGCACCTACACCGACGTCGATGCGCGCTACAGCGGCAGCAAGGACACCTATCACCTCGGCATCAACTGGCAGGCGACCCCCACCAATCTGGTCTATGCCAAGGTCGACACCGGCTTCAAGGCGGGCGGTTTCCAGAACGGGTTCACCTATGGTCCCGAGACCATCACCGCTTACGAGGCGGGCGTGAAGAACCGGTTCCTGGGCAATACGCTGCAGGTGAACCTGTCGGCCTTCCTCTACGACTACACCAACCTGCAGGTGCAGCAGAACGATCCGGAGACCGCGATCTCGCGCATCTTCAATGCCGGTACCGCGCGCATCTACGGTGGCGAGCTCGAGACCAACTGGCAGCCGACGATGGCCGACAAGATCGACTTCACCGTCGCCTACCTGCACGCGCGCTACACCGACTTCGTGAACAACGGTGTGCAGTACGCAGACAATACTCTCCCGCAGGCTCCCGACTGGGCGATCTCGGGCGGCTACAGCCATGACTTCTACATCGGCGAGGGTACCCTCACCGCCCGCGTGCAGAGCCGCTTCCAGTCGAAGTCGTACTTCTCGTTCCGCAATTTCGACACCGAGATGCAGGACTCGTACACCAAGACCGACCTGATGCTGACCTACGTGCCCAGCGACAGCTCGCCGTTCGAGGTCTCGGCCTACGTACGCAACATCGAGGACACGGTGATCCTGACCACCTCGGAAGAAGCGGGCTATGCCGGCGGCTACCTCGTGCAGTTCGCCGACCCGCGCACCTGGGGTGCACGCGTCACCTACCGTTTCTGACGGGCACTGGAGAGGCAGGCGCGCAACGACCTGCCCTCCCAGCCCTTCGGGCCGCATGGGGGTCTTCCGGTTTCGACCGGAAGGCCCCTTTGCCGTTGGACATTGCCGCACGCCAGACAAGAGATCCCGACCCGCAGACACAAAAAAGCCATCACCCGCGAGAAGCAGATGATGGCTTTTTCAGGTCAGCAGGTAGGGAGCGCTCAGGCCACGCCCATGCGGCTGAAGTCGGGGATCGCATCGTCAGCGCCGCCGGCAAAATCGTCGAAGGCATGTTCAGTGACGCGGATGATGTGATCTGCGATGAACGGCGCGCCCTCGGCGGCGCCCTGTTCGGGATGCTTGAGCGCGCATTCCCATTCGAGCACGGCCCAGCCCGCGAAGTCGTACTGTGCCATCTTCGAGAAGATCTGCCGGAAATCGACCTGGCCGTCGCCAAGCGAGCGGAACCGTCCCGGACGCTCGGTCCAGCCGAGATAGCCGCCATAGACGCCTGCGCGCGGCGACGGCCGGAACTCGGCATCCTTGACGTGGAAGCACTTCACCCGCTCGTGGTAGACGTCGAGGAAGCCGAGGT is a window of Novosphingobium aureum DNA encoding:
- a CDS encoding TonB-dependent receptor, yielding MTKSHISTMALTTALAFAASANTAQAQEPAATNQINEIVVTAEKRESTAQKTPIAMTVATGDELIKNGVSDVNGLTAIAPTLGIAQNNQNTIITIRGVSSRDYTETGNPAVAVSIDNFYLQNGTALNVGFFDLERIEVLRGPQGTLYGRNSTAGAINISTAKPTDQLEGSMALEYGYKNLMIAEGMLNVPLGGGFAMRGAFSVHQRDPYRDNGSLASTGGAVTKGGNDDVSQAMRLHLAYDDGGALTGLITGEYTHVGGVGAVIKGIPYEDVKADGTLDIGDDRQWELDHQGFIDLDIKNVRANLNYDFGPVTLSYYGGYRNQRLRRDNDQDGGTAFQYGFPTDQVVETQNHELRVSTNGTGPFGMQAGLYYFWDKGDSLTNFQVHGLGGTVPFNFYEFDYLTTAKSYAAFAQAYYEITPDLKIEAGARYTEEKKHQVGYSDIAGTYTDVDARYSGSKDTYHLGINWQATPTNLVYAKVDTGFKAGGFQNGFTYGPETITAYEAGVKNRFLGNTLQVNLSAFLYDYTNLQVQQNDPETAISRIFNAGTARIYGGELETNWQPTMADKIDFTVAYLHARYTDFVNNGVQYADNTLPQAPDWAISGGYSHDFYIGEGTLTARVQSRFQSKSYFSFRNFDTEMQDSYTKTDLMLTYVPSDSSPFEVSAYVRNIEDTVILTTSEEAGYAGGYLVQFADPRTWGARVTYRF
- the paoA gene encoding aldehyde dehydrogenase iron-sulfur subunit PaoA — its product is MSDETFLPVSRRGVLASSAAGIAVGSISYGHALAAESTPRRAPAVPTKRISMKVNGKAHDLDLDTRTTLLDALREHLQLTGTKKGCDHGQCGACTVMVNGERINSCLTLAVMHEDDEITTIEGLGSPDDLHPMQAAFVEHDGYQCGYCTPGQICSAVAVLEEIARGVPSHVSDDITGAMQATNIEMRERMSGNICRCGAYSNIAEAMAQVAGSGSKA